Within Sorangiineae bacterium MSr11367, the genomic segment GCTTGGAGAAACGCCGCCTCCTTGGCCAGACCGCGCGCGTATTCGACGTCGATCCGCGCCCCGCCAAGTTGGTATTGGCCGGTGCCGTAGGTCACCGATTGCGGCCGCGGCACGAGCGCGTCGGCCGGCTCGAGACTCGCCCGGGTCAGCGACTCGTTTTCCTGGTAGCGCAACGCGGCGGTTTGCACCGGCACCACATCGCTGGGCATGCGCGTGGTCTGCTTCGGATCCGCCGGATCCACCTCGACGGACGACGAAAGGGCCCACGCTTCGGTGCTCGGTGGAAAGACGATGTGGAAGCCCGACGGCGCATCGCTCTTGAGGACCGACCAGCTCCCCACGAGGACTTCGATGACGCGCTCCTGGCCCGGTTCGAGAGGGACGAAGTGCTCGAGCGGCTCGAGAACGAAGTAATCGCCACTGGCGGCCTTCTGAATGCGCACGCCCTGTTCGGCCAGGTGCTGTTTGTACTGGGCGTTGCCTTCGCCATCCTTGAGGAAGGTGCGCGGGTAATAGCTAAAGTAGATTTGCCATCCGGACCCGCCGAGGCGCATCGCGCTGTCGTTCCGAAAGGTGAACGTACCCAGAAAGAACGAGCCATCCGCCGATGCCAAATTGTTCACCGGGCGGAAGACGACGGAGATGTTGGGCGCGCGTGCGGACATTCCCAATGCGGCGGAGTCTGCGGCGGTCCCGGCGGTTTGGGCCTGGCATGCGCCGATGCACAATGAAATACCGATCAAGCACGCTCTTCTCATCGTTCTCGCCGTCCTCTCTCTTGCAAGCGTGCACGCAGCCAGCCCTGGTCCAATGGCCAGGCGTGCCAATATTTTGGTGCGCGGAGCGCTTGGAGGTTCAAACGACAATCGTTTGCAGCGCGCTGCGAATCTTCTCGGGGATGGGCACGGCTTGGCGTGTCACGCGATCGACGAAGACGTGCACGAAGTAGCCATGCGCACACGCGCGCTCCCCGTCCTCGCGGAAAATGCCGATGCCGTAGGTCACCGAGCGATTGCCCAGTTTGTCGACGCGCAATCCGGCGCGGATGGCATCCGGATACGCCACGGCCTCGCGGTACGTGCAGCGTGACTCCACCACCACGCCGATCACGGTGCTCTCTGCGATGTCCAAACCACCCTCGCGAATGAGAAACAGATTCGCTGCCGAATCGAAGTAGCTGTAATACGTCACGTTGTTCACGTGCCCGTACACGTCGTTGTCCATCCAGCGCGTGGTGATCGGGCAAAACCAGCGATACCGGTCCGTCGTCTCGAGGATGTCGCTCATGGCGCCGTCCAATCTCGCAGCCGCCGCGACAAAAGAAAACCGCCGGGAACGCGTGGCGTCCCCGGCGGTTTCAGCCCTGCTCAGTGGGAGGGCGCTTTCAGTGCGGCAAAGCCCACTGCTGCGGGGCGCTCCCGTTGCAGTCGTAGATCTGCAGCTGGGTCCCGTTTTCCGTCGCGCCGTTGGGCACGTCGAGGCAGCGGCCCGATTGCGGGTTGCGCAAGGAGCCGTTGGCCCCGGCGACCCATTGCTGGGCGCCCGAGGCGTTGCAGTCCCACAATTGCACCTTGGTGCCATTGGCGGTGCCGCTGGTCGTCACGTCGAGGCACTTGCCGAGTGCCCGCGCGGTGCCGTCGCCGGGAAGGCTCCATTGCTGCGCGCCCGACGTGTTGCAATCGTACAACTGCACCTTGGTGCCGTTGGTCTGGCTGCTCTGGTTCACGTCGACGCACTTGCTCGCGAGCCCGGTCACCGCGCCCGTGGGGATCGCGCTGCCGTATACCTCGAACTCGTAGATGCGCGCGGCCGTGCCCCCGGTGTTTTCCGGCGTCGTCACGTTGAGTCTCACGTAACGCGCCTGGCGTGCGGCGAAGGGGTGGAAGGTGCGGCTCGAGCGGTTGCCCGTCACGGTCGCAACCGTCGTCCAGTTGGCATTGTCGAGGCTCGTCTGGATGTTGAACCCGCCCGTGTTCCATCCCGTGGTCTCACCGCCGAGGCCCGAGTGCTTGATGACCACCGACGATACGTTTTGCGCCGAGCCGAGGTCCACCTGCAGGAAGGAGTTGGCCTGGGTCGAGCACCATTTGCTGTTGTTCACCAGCGCGCCGTCGAAGGCCTTGTCGGCCGACTCGGCCGCCGCGCACGGCGTGGAGCCGCTCGCCGCTTTGCCACGCGCCAAGTTCGGGCCGAGGTTCAGCGCCTTCGGGGGCGCCGTCCAGCCGTCGTTGAACGAAGGCGGAACGTCGCCGGCGCCCGTGCCCCAGGTGCCGCTGGGCGAGGTGCCCATAGTGTACGAAATCGTACCGCCCGACGCGATGTCCGAGTAGCGCAGGTAGCTGCGGTTTTGCGCCGCACCATTGAGCTGCATGCCTTGCACGTATTGCGAGGCGCCGCCGCCGTTGATTTGAATATTGCCGGCCGCACGCTGAATGGTGATCGAGTTGAACGTGGGTCCGTGGAGCGCGAGTACGTCGGCTCCGGGGATGGCCGGGTACATGCCGAGCGCCGCCCAGATGTACCACGCGGAGGTGGCGCCCAGGTCGTCGTTGCCCGGCAAGCCACCCGCGCCGGTGTGGAACGCCTCGCTCATGATTCGACGCACCGCCGACGAAGCCCCCGCCGGGTAGCGTGCGAAGTTGTACGCCCA encodes:
- a CDS encoding acyl-CoA thioesterase, with protein sequence MSDILETTDRYRWFCPITTRWMDNDVYGHVNNVTYYSYFDSAANLFLIREGGLDIAESTVIGVVVESRCTYREAVAYPDAIRAGLRVDKLGNRSVTYGIGIFREDGERACAHGYFVHVFVDRVTRQAVPIPEKIRSALQTIVV